The following proteins come from a genomic window of Deltaproteobacteria bacterium:
- a CDS encoding DNRLRE domain-containing protein yields the protein GGDGNVYSYFVSDDSWTEAGVTWNNQPTANTASALGSWWLWDDGTVHDMVGTYTAAALASQVQTELDGDKSLSLMLASSGYTTTYYTRETSDDAKKATLTVTYY from the coding sequence CGGCGGCGACGGCAACGTGTACAGCTACTTCGTCTCCGACGACTCCTGGACCGAGGCCGGCGTGACCTGGAACAACCAGCCCACCGCCAACACCGCCAGCGCCCTCGGCTCCTGGTGGCTCTGGGACGACGGCACGGTCCACGACATGGTGGGCACGTACACCGCGGCCGCCCTCGCCAGCCAGGTGCAGACCGAGCTGGATGGCGACAAGAGCCTCAGCCTGATGCTCGCGTCGTCGGGCTACACCACCACCTACTACACGCGCGAGACCAGCGACGACGCCAAGAAGGCCACGCTGACCGTGACGTACTACTAA